The following are encoded in a window of Aromatoleum petrolei genomic DNA:
- a CDS encoding efflux RND transporter permease subunit: protein MNVSAWSIRNPVPGVLLFILLSLLGILSFSRMKVQNFPDIDLPMVVLTASLPGAAPAQLETEVARKIENSIATLQDVKHIYTRIQDGVATVTTEFRLEKPTQEAVDDVRDAFSRVRSDLPGDLRDPVIQRFNLSGLPIVTYTIASDTLDEEALSWFVDNTVAKALLSVPGVGLVSRVGGATREVRLELDPDRLLALNATVADISRQLRRIQLESSGGRADLGSGEQAVRTLATALSAAELANMEIALSDGRNMRLGSLGRIEDTVAERRSAALLDGKPVVGFEIVRARGAGEIEVAEGVARRIHELSATHPDITFREAYNFVDPVREGYHGSLWLLAEGAILAVIVVWFFLRDWRATFVAATALPLSVLPALIGMEYLGFTINVVTLLSLSLVIGILVDDAIVEIENIVRHLRMGKTPYQAAMEAADEIGLAVIATTFTLVAVFLPTAFMSGISGKFFKQFGWTASLAVMASLLVARMLTPMMSAYMLRPIPPTAHEGRLTTAYLGWVRACLTHRWATMLAATGFFVGSLALIPLLPTAFMPPDDLAQTLVSIELPPGSRFNETSRAAEQARAIITQNPHVKQVYTAVGGGNAGADAFNLGGAPEVRKASLTINLTPRGERAVTKQQIEEQLRQALRSLPGVRVRVGLGAGGEKYVFTLIGDDPAVLSRAARDVERDLRAMRGIGNVTSSASLVRPEVVVRPDFARAADLGVTAAAISDSLRIATAGDYDFGLAKLNLSERQVPIVVRLPEGARGDLELLARLPVPARQGNVMLGNVADISIESGPSEIARFDRRRNINFDIELTSRPMGEVETEVRALPSLQALPQGVIWQPIGDADEMRILFKSFGLAMLTGVLCIYLVLVLLFREFTQPMTILAALPLALGGAFVALLVAGSSFSMPSLIGLIMLMGVTSKNSILLVEYAIVARRDHGMSRFDAVIDACHKRARPIIMTTIAMGAGMLPIALGLGVDPSFRAPMAIAVIGGLITSTFLSLLVIPVVYSLVDDMLARWRKRHERRAAPRNENAAADVHEMRS from the coding sequence ATGAACGTATCGGCGTGGTCGATCCGCAACCCGGTCCCGGGCGTGCTCCTGTTCATCCTGCTGAGCCTGCTCGGGATACTGTCTTTCAGCCGGATGAAAGTGCAGAACTTTCCGGACATCGACCTTCCCATGGTCGTGCTCACCGCGAGCCTGCCCGGCGCGGCACCGGCGCAACTCGAAACCGAGGTGGCACGCAAGATCGAAAATTCGATTGCCACGCTGCAGGACGTCAAGCACATCTACACGCGCATCCAGGATGGGGTCGCGACGGTCACGACCGAGTTCCGGCTCGAGAAGCCGACCCAGGAAGCCGTCGATGACGTCCGCGATGCCTTCTCGCGCGTCCGCTCCGATCTGCCGGGCGACCTGCGCGATCCCGTCATCCAGCGCTTCAACCTCTCCGGCCTGCCGATCGTCACCTACACCATCGCCTCTGATACGCTGGACGAGGAAGCGCTGTCGTGGTTCGTCGACAACACGGTTGCGAAGGCCCTGCTCTCCGTTCCCGGAGTCGGCCTCGTGTCACGCGTCGGCGGAGCGACGCGCGAGGTGCGCCTCGAACTCGACCCCGACCGGCTGCTCGCGCTCAATGCCACTGTCGCCGACATTTCCCGCCAGCTGCGGCGGATCCAGCTCGAATCCTCCGGCGGACGGGCCGATCTGGGCAGCGGCGAGCAGGCCGTCAGAACGTTGGCTACGGCACTGAGCGCCGCGGAACTCGCGAACATGGAAATCGCGCTGAGCGACGGACGCAACATGCGCCTCGGCAGCCTCGGCCGGATCGAGGACACCGTCGCCGAACGACGCTCGGCAGCGCTCCTGGACGGCAAGCCCGTCGTCGGTTTTGAGATCGTGCGAGCGCGCGGTGCCGGCGAGATCGAGGTCGCCGAAGGCGTCGCCCGACGCATCCACGAGCTTTCCGCGACGCATCCCGACATCACGTTCCGCGAGGCATACAACTTCGTCGATCCGGTCCGCGAGGGTTATCACGGTTCCCTGTGGCTGCTGGCGGAAGGCGCGATCCTCGCAGTGATCGTCGTATGGTTCTTCCTGCGCGACTGGCGCGCGACCTTCGTGGCTGCAACCGCATTGCCCCTGTCCGTGCTACCGGCACTGATCGGCATGGAATACCTCGGCTTCACCATCAACGTCGTGACGCTGCTGTCGCTGTCACTCGTGATCGGCATCCTTGTCGACGACGCGATCGTCGAGATCGAGAACATCGTGCGCCACCTCCGCATGGGCAAGACGCCGTATCAGGCTGCGATGGAAGCGGCCGACGAGATCGGGCTCGCCGTCATCGCCACGACCTTCACCCTCGTCGCCGTGTTTCTTCCGACGGCCTTCATGAGCGGCATTTCCGGCAAGTTTTTCAAGCAGTTCGGCTGGACCGCGTCGCTCGCGGTGATGGCTTCGCTGCTCGTCGCCCGCATGCTCACCCCGATGATGTCGGCCTACATGCTGCGCCCCATCCCGCCCACGGCGCATGAAGGGCGGCTCACGACGGCCTACCTCGGCTGGGTGCGAGCATGCCTGACCCACCGCTGGGCCACGATGCTCGCGGCGACCGGCTTCTTCGTCGGCTCGCTTGCCCTCATTCCTCTTCTGCCCACGGCCTTCATGCCGCCTGACGATCTCGCGCAGACGCTCGTATCGATCGAGCTGCCGCCGGGAAGTCGCTTCAACGAAACCTCCCGTGCTGCCGAACAGGCCCGAGCGATCATCACGCAGAACCCCCACGTCAAGCAGGTCTACACCGCGGTAGGCGGCGGCAATGCGGGCGCGGACGCCTTCAACCTGGGTGGCGCCCCCGAAGTCCGCAAGGCCTCCCTCACGATCAACCTGACTCCGCGTGGCGAACGCGCCGTCACCAAGCAGCAGATCGAGGAACAGCTGCGTCAGGCCTTGCGCAGCCTTCCCGGTGTGCGCGTGCGCGTCGGACTCGGCGCCGGCGGCGAGAAGTACGTATTCACGCTGATCGGTGACGACCCCGCGGTGCTGTCGCGCGCGGCACGGGACGTCGAACGCGATCTGCGTGCGATGCGGGGCATCGGCAACGTCACCTCCAGCGCGAGCCTCGTGCGTCCCGAGGTCGTCGTGCGCCCGGACTTTGCCCGTGCCGCCGACCTCGGCGTCACCGCCGCGGCGATCTCGGATTCGCTGCGCATCGCCACCGCCGGCGACTACGATTTCGGCCTCGCCAAGCTCAATCTCTCGGAACGCCAGGTCCCCATCGTCGTACGCCTGCCCGAAGGGGCGCGCGGCGATCTCGAACTCCTCGCGCGCCTGCCGGTTCCCGCACGCCAGGGGAACGTCATGCTCGGCAATGTCGCGGACATCAGCATCGAAAGCGGCCCGTCCGAGATCGCCCGCTTCGACCGCCGCCGCAACATCAACTTCGACATTGAACTCACGAGCCGGCCGATGGGCGAGGTCGAGACAGAGGTCCGGGCGCTGCCCTCGTTGCAGGCGCTCCCCCAGGGCGTGATCTGGCAGCCGATCGGCGACGCCGACGAGATGCGCATCCTGTTCAAGAGCTTCGGCCTGGCGATGCTCACCGGTGTGCTCTGCATCTACCTCGTGCTGGTCCTGCTGTTCCGCGAATTCACCCAGCCCATGACCATCCTGGCGGCACTGCCCCTCGCGCTGGGCGGCGCCTTCGTCGCCCTGCTCGTTGCGGGCAGCAGCTTCTCGATGCCCTCGCTGATCGGCCTGATCATGCTGATGGGGGTCACCAGCAAGAACTCCATCCTGCTCGTCGAGTATGCGATCGTCGCGCGACGAGATCACGGCATGTCCCGCTTCGATGCAGTCATCGATGCCTGCCACAAGCGCGCCCGCCCGATCATCATGACGACCATCGCCATGGGTGCCGGCATGCTGCCGATTGCACTGGGCCTAGGGGTCGATCCGTCCTTCCGCGCCCCCATGGCGATCGCCGTCATCGGCGGGTTGATCACCTCGACCTTCCTCAGTCTGCTGGTGATTCCTGTCGTCTACTCCCTCGTCGACGACATGCTCGCGCGCTGGCGCAAGCGGCACGAGCGCCGTGCCGCGCCGCGCAACGAAAATGCCGCGGCAGACGTGCACGAAATGCGCTCCTGA